One genomic window of Eggerthella timonensis includes the following:
- a CDS encoding helix-turn-helix domain-containing protein produces the protein MFRKVTAVYPLYRMTLLVWFQGGEAKFYDVEPLTKTWKAFEALRDPLLFSQVRVDGGGYGISWNDDLDLSGNELYENGKGAEVEENERNRVIEEVSSARKASGLSQSQLEEAAGVRQPVIARLEKGDTAPRLDTLIKVLAPLGKTLRVVDLAETADESGLLKTALADSR, from the coding sequence GTGTTCAGGAAGGTGACGGCGGTATACCCCCTGTATCGAATGACCTTGCTGGTGTGGTTTCAGGGCGGAGAAGCCAAGTTTTACGACGTGGAGCCGCTGACGAAAACCTGGAAAGCTTTCGAGGCCTTGCGAGATCCTCTGCTGTTCTCTCAAGTAAGGGTCGACGGTGGAGGCTACGGTATATCGTGGAACGACGATCTCGACCTTTCCGGAAACGAGTTGTATGAGAACGGGAAGGGGGCCGAAGTCGAGGAGAACGAGCGGAACAGAGTGATCGAGGAGGTTTCATCTGCGCGGAAAGCCAGCGGACTGTCCCAAAGCCAGCTTGAAGAAGCGGCAGGGGTGCGGCAGCCCGTTATAGCACGGCTCGAAAAAGGCGATACGGCCCCGCGCCTCGACACGCTTATCAAGGTGCTCGCCCCTCTGGGAAAAACGCTTCGCGTGGTGGATTTGGCTGAAACGGCAGACGAGAGCGGATTGTTGAAGACGGCGCTGGCGGATTCACGATAG